From a single Miscanthus floridulus cultivar M001 chromosome 8, ASM1932011v1, whole genome shotgun sequence genomic region:
- the LOC136473475 gene encoding thioredoxin-like protein CITRX, chloroplastic → MAPAAALLSACAAGSLPRAPSLIPGRLLLPVPLSPARWDRSRGCSLVSVGASTRRAPTLRRNASAETAVPYVPGSGKYIAPDYLVRKVSAEEVQELVRGHRKVPLIVDFYATWCGPCVQMAQDIEMLAVEYEDNALFVKVDTDDEYEFAKDMQVRGLPTLYFFSPDQNKDAIRTEGLIPMDMIRNIIDNEL, encoded by the exons ATGGCTCCGGCCGCCGCCTTACTGTCGGCGTGCGCCGCTGGTTCCCTTCCCCGTGCACCCTCCCTGATCCCGGGGCGTCTTCTTCTCCCCGTTCCGCTCTCCCCCGCTCGCTGGGACCGCTCCCGCGGCTGCAGCCTCGTTAGCGTAGGCGCCAGCACCCGCCGCGCGCCAACCCTTCGACGGAACGCCTCCGCGGAGACGGCGGTTCCCTACGTGCCAGGCTCCGGCAAGTACATAGCGCCGGACTACCTCGTG AGGAAGGTGTCGGCCGAGGAGGTGCAGGAGCTGGTGAGGGGGCACAGGAAGGTGCCGCTCATCGTTGACTTCTACGCGACCTGGTGCGGGCCCTGTGTTCAGATGGCGCAGGACATCGAGATG CTTGCAGTTGAGTATGAGGACAATGCCCTGTTTGTGAAGGTGGACACAGATGATGAATATGAGTTTGCAAAAGACATGCAG GTAAGAGGGCTTCCGACGCTTTATTTCTTCAGTCCAGACCAAAACAAGGATGCCATACGCACTGAGGGGCTAATTCCTATGGATATGATCAGAAACATCATTGACAACGAGTTATGA